A DNA window from Linepithema humile isolate Giens D197 chromosome 6, Lhum_UNIL_v1.0, whole genome shotgun sequence contains the following coding sequences:
- the LOC137000787 gene encoding uncharacterized protein — MIAKPNFHSRSVFSEDLVAVELRKLEVKFDKPIYEGMCILDISKTCLYEFHYEYMAPLYRDNCKIMYTDTDSLIYFLHCEDAYRDMKRDISKFDTSDYSEDNAYGMPRANKKVPGLMKDENNGAIMTEFVGMRAKMYALRVTGQKDVKKVKGVKKNVVVRTITFDDYTRCLNDEIELTRRQSCIRSKLHEVYTVSELKLALSPYDDKRHVVSGSTDTLPWGHYKIQL; from the coding sequence ATGATCGCGAAACCGAATTTCCACAGCCGAAGCGTGTTCTCGGAGGATCTAGTTGCCGTAGAGTTGCGAaaactcgaagtgaaattcgaCAAGCCGATTTACGAGGGTATGTGCATCCTCGACATATCCAAGACCTGCTTGTACGAGTTTCACTACGAGTACATGGCGCCTCTCTACcgcgacaattgcaaaattatgtataccgaTACCGACAGTCTGATATACTTTCTGCACTGCGAGGACGCGTATCGGGATATGAAACGCGATATATCCAAATTCGACACGAGCGACTACTCCGAGGACAACGCTTACGGTATGCCGCGCGCCAACAAGAAAGTACCCGGTCTGATGAAAGACGAGAACAACGGCGCGATCATGACGGAATTTGTCGGAATGAGAGCGAAGATGTACGCGTTGAGAGTCACCGGACAAAAAGATGTCAAAAAAGTTAAAGGCGTTAAGAAAAACGTAGTCGTGAGAACGATAACGTTCGACGATTACACTCGGTGTCTCAACGACGAAATCGAGCTGACGCGGCGTCAATCGTGCATCCGCTCAAAGTTGCACGAGGTGTACACCGTGTCGGAGTTGAAGCTCGCGCTCAGTCCGTACGACGATAAGCGGCACGTCGTATCCGGTTCCACCGACACTCTACCGTGGGGACATTACAAGATACAATTGTAG
- the LOC137000708 gene encoding uncharacterized protein, translating to MGTNILGPIILPDILNGALYEEFLAENIPDFLEEVLLADRNKIIFQQDGAGPHNARVVTNYLNEQFPGRWMGRYGPISWPARSPDLNPLDFFLWEHCKEIIYRKFPEDVEDLNNKLHYAIWSIDSDILEKTQTNLLRRMRACVTMDGGHFEHLL from the coding sequence ATGGGCACGAACATACTTGGTCCAATTATTCTGCCAGATATCTTAAATGGCGCATTGTATGAAGAATTTTTGGCAGAAAATATTCCAGATTTTTTGGAAGAAGTTCTATTAGCAGATaggaataaaatcatattccaACAAGACGGTGCTGGACCACACAATGCCAGAGTCGTTACGAATTACTTGAACGAGCAATTTCCTGGACGTTGGATGGGCCGGTATGGCCCAATATCTTGGCCCGCAAGATCCCCGGACCTTAATCCATTGGATTTTTTCTTGTGGGAACattgtaaagaaataatttacagaaaGTTTCCCGAAGATGTCgaagatttaaataacaaactcCATTATGCCATTTGGTCCATCGATAGTGATATTCTGGAAAAGACTCAAACAAATTTATTGAGACGCATGAGAGCTTGTGTTACAATGGATGGTGGTCACTTTGAACACCTTTTATAA